The DNA segment CCCGTTCCACGAACGCAACTTACTGGAATTCCTGGTGGGAGTGAATGACCATCCCGAATGGGGAGGGCTATACCTGATCACGATAATAGACATCACAGCAGACAGGTATAGAGTAAGGCTATACGAGCCTAAGACCATGAACATGAAGGAATGGAACAGTAAGATCTCTGATAAAAACATGAAAAAAATGGCCAACGATAACGGGCCGGAGATGGACGAAAACAGGAATAACGGCCTGATATATGATTCTTGGAAGGACAAGAACCGCGAAAAGGCTTTTAAAGCATATGCTGACATTGTTTCCAGGCTTCATTAAAATAGCTTTGAAGGAACAATGTCCCAATTTTACTTTTTTATTATTTAATACAGTATAGACAGTACAAATATCCGGCTAAAAATTTTTTTTATCTTTCTCCAATATTGAGATGATATTTTTATGGTTGTGCCTGACGGATGGCAGGTAGGCACGTAATTTCACAGAAACACAGAACCACAAAAATTTTTATACGATTTTTTAAGGACACAAAAAGCACCAAAATCTACTCACCAAACCACGAATACTCAAGTATCACCGTCAACGCACAAACACCTCTAACGCCCGGCTCAACGCACTAACCTCTCCAAGTCACCAACGCTAAAACAAAGCCCGAGCATTCCCAAAAACACTAAATTTTAACTGCACGGTCGACGCTTACACGATCAATATACCTGGTAAGGGATCAGGGATACACAAACTGGGATATTGAACTTTAGTGTTATTAGAGAATGTTCGGGCTTTGTTTTAGCGTTAGTGACTTAGAGCACTTCGAGCATTAAGCCGTGCATTTGAGACTTTAGTGCGTTGACGGTGATACTGGAGCATTTGTGGTTTTTGTGAGTGAACATTTGAGATTTCGTGACCTTAAAAAATCATATAAAAAAATTTGTGTTTCTGCGTTTCTGTGAGGTTACGTGCCTACCTGCCATCCGACAGGCACAACCAAAAAAACATCTTCCGAAAAAACCGAAGCACATATTTTAATGTTGAGATACAGTACAGGTTACAATTATGCATTTATCGACTAATAGAAACTTATATATTTACTTTTAACTTATAATAAAAACCTATTACATCACCCTTTAAAATACCAAAACAGATGATGAATACTTAAAATATTGTGGTTTGATATCTTGAAAACATCATTAAAATATTTACTTATACTGATATTGATAGGAGCTTTAGTATCGGTCAGCGGATGCACCGCGACACCGACAGCAACGCCGACAGCTACACCCACAGCTACACCCACAGCAACGCCGGAACCGACAGAGACACCCTCGCCGACAACAACGCCGACACCACAGCCGACAGTTGAACCATCAGGCATTATCCAGGGATCAAACGAGCCCAGAATATTCCAGGCAGATTACCCCCTGGGTACCTACTCCGTAGACTGGCCTGGTAAAGGCGAAACCCCGTTCATACTCATAAGATCTTACTTTTTAGTAGAACATGACATGGACCGTATGAAGTGTTACAATACAGGCTTATTGGTCATCGTAGTTCTTAAGCCGGGCATGACGGCCGATTTGAATGACGTATCGTTAGAAGCTGTGATAGACGGTAAAAAACACACGTTCGGCTCTGATATACTGGGTATCCGGACAATGGAGAACGGCTACATATTGTTAGAGATGGAAAACATTCTTGACGAGAACACATCAAGTCTGACCTTTGTCAAAGTACGATACCACGGGTCAAGGCTTGATGCAATGCCTACGGCCTCTGCAGTTTAGCCGGATTATAAGATACGTCATAACTTAAAAATTAAAAAGTGGAGCAACTTCTCCGCCTTTTTTTCATATTTAAGTTTTAGGTAAAAAATTCGCAAACAATATACTGTCTTAATATTGATCGCAAGATAAGTAAAACAGGTACAAAGCAGTATATGGAACTGGAAAATACTACTGTTTTGCATGGAACAATATTTACCATATCATCGGCATCATTAACAGGAAATGTAAACAAAAAATAACGTGAAGATAAAGTAATTTAATAATACCAGATCATCACTTAGTTAATACGCAAATTTATAATTTATATTATCAAAAGTAATACTCAGACATCATTATAATAAAAATAGATTTTATGTAAAATTAACAAATAAAAATATTTTTTATAATGATATTTATGTAGTTCATAATCATAAAAATTTAAATATTATAAGATATTTAAAACTTTAAAATAGGTCAATAGATATTCTGGTAAATAAAATTCCGAATGACCTCATTAAATATTAGAGTAAAAATGGGGGGCAATAAATATTAAAAGATATACTTTAGTATTAACCATATTATTTTTCAGTTGTATCATATTCAGCACACAGGCATTGGCTATGATAGATTATCAATCTCCAAGTACCTATATCGTAAATGATGATATTCGCGGCTGGTATCATGGTTACATAATCCTTCATGCGTTTGATGACACAGGTGTTGCAAATATTACTTATCGTGTCGATTCCGGGACTGCGACAGTAGTCGCTGGTGATGACGCTACCGTCAGTATGACTGACGGTTATCATACGCTGGAATACTGGAGTATCGATCTGGCCGGACATGAGGAAACCCACCACAGCGTTAATGTAAGATCCGACAGAACGGACCCGTCTACCAGTATTTCGCCGCCTACGGCCTACGGGTGGTACAAAGGAGAAATAATCCTGAACGCAACGGACAATTTATCCGGAGTCTATAATATCTCATACAGGATCGATTCAGGAATTACTCGTACGATCTCGGGCAGTTCCGGTCCTGTAAATTACCCGAAAGATGGTACTTATACGCTGGAATACTGGAGTACCGATATGGCGGGTAATGAGGAGTCCCGAAAAAGCGCAACGATAAAGGTTGATAACACTGCTCCCGTAACGGATGTTTATAAACCTATTGGTTATAATGGCTGGTTCGTGGACCAGATATACATTTATGCAGATGATAATAGCGGATGCGGTGTGGCAAATATCTCTTACCGGATCGATAATGGGCCTGTGGTAGTAGTTAATGGTAGCACGGCCATTTTGAATGTGCCTGACGGCATCTACAGCCTGGAATATTGGGGTACGGACAAGGTCGGAAATGTAGAATACTCACACGGTGAAACCATAAAGAAGGATACCCAGGACCCGGTAACCTCTTTAGATCCGCCCACGGGAAATGATAGCTGGTATATTATCCAGCCGAGGTTAAAAGCTTCTGATAACTTATCCGGTATATACAGGCTTTATTACATGATCGATTCAGGTAGCTGGAATTGGACCGGTCCTACTATCCGTATTGATGTGCCGGACGGTAGCCATACGCTGAAATACTATAGTGTGGATATAGCAGGTAACAGGGAAGGCACGCATACCGCTGCCTTTAAACAAGATCTGAATGAACCGAGGACTACTGCATTATTTTCGGGGACTACTGGCAATAACGGATGGTATACCAGCGATGTTTCCGCAACGCTTACTGCCGATGACGGAGGCGGTTCATGGGTCACGAATATAAGCTACTATCTGGACTCTGCGCCCGCTCAGACCGTAAACGGTAACAGAGTCACGGTGGATATAAAAGGAACAGGAATTCATACTCTGGGCTACTGGAGTAATGATATTGCCGGTAATACTGAATATAAAAACATCTCTACGATAAAAATAGACAATATCGCCCCCACAACTTCAGTGTCCGCTTCGGACGGCAACAATGGCTGGTATACCGGCCCCGTCATACTAACGGCATCAGATAATGTATCGGGGATCGCGAATATCTCCTACAGGATCGATTCCGGGCCGGTAATGAACGTTTCTGCCAGTTCGGCTACTGTTAATGTACCTGACGGTTCTCATACGTTATATTACTGGAGCACTGACATGGCCGGAAATGTTGAAAGCGAGAAAAGCGTAGCGATAAAAGCAGACCTTAGTGCTCCTGTGACATCCGTTTCCGCTCCGGACGGCAACAATGGCTGGTATACAGGGCCTCTGACTCTCTCTGCAAATGATACTGTGTCCGGTGTATTGAATTTAACTTACCGGCTCGACTCAGGTTCCCCTATAGAGATCACTGGCAGTTCAGTAATATTAAATTTGCAGGATGGCGCTCACACTCTTGAATACTGGAGCGCTGATAAAGCAGGGAATGTAGAAGTCCATCAAAATAAAGTGGTCAATGTCGATAAGCGTGCGCCGGTGACCTCTGTCTCAGCTCCTGACGGCGATAATGGCTGGTATATTGGTCCGCTTACCCTGACCGCGTCTGACCATCCAGGTATGGACGGAATATTGTATTCGGATGTAGCCAGTATTTTCTATCAGGTGGATTCGGGAGCCGTACAGAGGTATAATGGCAGTTCATTAACTATATCCATCCCTGACGGGACACATACTCTAAGCTATTGGAGTGTGGATAATTCAGGGAATGTTGAGAGTACTATTAACACTACTGTGAAAGTTGATACGGTATTGCCGTCTGTTTTCTGGGCTGCGAACTCTACCCCTAACGCATACGGATGGTACAATCATGACGTGCTGATCGAGTTTACGCCGGTCGTAGGCATATCGGGCGTCCAATCAATTATTCCGGGGAGTGAACTGGTATTGACATCATCCTCAAACCCGATAACATGCACGGTCACTGACGGCGCAGGCCGTACGGCGAACGTTACGACTGATGCGATCTACATTGACAAGGTCATCCCGACGATAACTGCATTCACGACACCTGCCGATCCAAATACGAATGGCTGGTTCAACACAAGCGTCACCGTCAACTTCACCGCTACAAACGGACCTTCCGGCATTGATACCATGATCGGAAATACTACGCTCACGGGTGAAGGGGCCGATCAAAAGGTAACTGGAACCGTAACCAGCAGATCGGGCAACACAAACAGTACGACGGCCAGTATAAACATTGATATGACGGAGCCCGTAATATCGTGCAGCCTTGAAGGCCATCTATCCGATAAGGGATGGTTCGACTCTGACGTTCAGGTCACCCTGACATCGACAGACATATTGTCCGGCGTGAACAAGACTGAGTACAGCATGGACGGCATCAACTGGAATAACTATACGGGACCTTTCAAGATCGCATTAGGCAAACAGATGTATGTCTATTACAGGTCAGCCGATAATGCGGGGAATACAGCGACAGGAGAACAATTCATTTTCTTCCCGCCGGTCAGTATAAGCATGAGCTTAGTCCAGGGTACAACAGGACCTACAGCTACGCCGACACCAGAGCCGTCGGTAACGGTGTCGCCTGTCCCGACAGCTACACCGTCCCCTGTATCTTCAGTAACGGCTACGCCCTCGCCTGAACCTACAGCGACAGAGCAGGCCGGACCTGTCGATCTGACGATGCTGTCGTTACTGATAGCGCTGGCAGTTGCCGGACTGGGAGCTGTGTACTTCCTGTTCATGAGAAAGTAATATAAAAAGGGGGTCTGAAAAGCCCCCGAGTTTTCTTTTTTATCCTGACTATCTATTCCTATACTGGAGAGTGGCACTATTGTCAGGTCACGTGTTGATGCCGGTAAAGCAGCCTTGAACAGGATAGGTAACTAAATCCAAAGGAACATACATCAAAAGAAAAAAGATCATTGAGGCTCAGTAGTTTCGGTGTGTGTATGTACTGGTTGGTTTTTAGTGGGTGTTCCCATGAATAACTTTTTGATGGTCATTGTAAAGACGTGCATGTAATAATCATTATGGGATCGGTGTTCTGCCGTTGTGCCTGTCGGATGGCAGGTAGGCACGTAATTTCACAGAAACACAGAACCACAAAAATTTTTTATATGATTTTTTAAGGTCACAAAAAACGCTAAAGTTCACTCACTAAACCTCTAAGGCTCCAGTATCACCGTCAACGCTCTAACACCTCTAACGCCCGGCTCAACGCTCGAAGTGCTCTAAGTCACCAACGCTAAAACAAGGCACGAATATTCTCCAAAACACTAAAGTTTAACTGCACGGTTGACGCTTAAACGACTATGATATCTGTTATAGGTCAGGTGAACACAGACCGGGATATTATACTTTAGTGGTTTGGGGAATGTTCGGGCTTTGTTTTAGCGTTAGTGACTTGGAGAGGTTAGTGCGTTGAGCCGGGCGTTAGAGGTGTTTGTGCGTTGACGGTGATACTTGCGTATTCGTGGTTTGGTGAGTAAATTTTTAGCGTTTTTGTGCCCTTAAAAATCATATAAAAAAATTTGTGTTTCCGTGTTTCTGTGAGGTTACGTGCCTACCTGCCATCCGACAGGCATAGCCACAAAAGCTTCATATCAGATATCATTGAGTAAGACACGTTTTTTATTCTTAAAACCTGAGTAAGACCCCGCTCATCCAAAATTTTTTGTTTTTGTGGTTGGTTGTAGCAAGTGGTGTTGTTTGATGGTGTTTTTATGAAAACAACAAAAAACAACAAAAACCAGGACAAACCCCACCAAAACTACTGAAGCTCCAGCCCGAAATTCTTCACTTCTTTAGATAGAGCCGCAATTACCCCGGTCAGGAATATCAGTACGCCGCACGTGACAAATAAACCTTCTAGGCTAATCTTTATCAGAACGCCCGATAATGCCTGAGATATCGGCACAAGCCCGGTCGATGCGAAGATCGTCAGGCTCATCAGCCTCCCCATCATATCTGGAGGCGTATTTTTCTGCAGCATCGTTATGATGACTATGCCGAGATAACCGTTGAACATCCCGAGTACGAACACTATGCCGGAGCAAACCCAGGTAGAGGTCATAAAACCTGTGATGGCAAGGCCTATGCCGAACACGCAGATGACGCCTGAAGCGATGAGCCCGATATTTTGCGGCTTGATCTTTATTACTCCTGATCCGATCAAGCCTATCAGGTTACCAAGGCCATGGGCGGACATGATTATCCCGAAAGCAGCCGCGCCCTCTATTAGCCTGCTGTTCGCGATAGTCGGTATTCCCACTAGGAAGGGGCCGACGAACAAGAAATTTACCGCAGACAGTATGAGGAACATATAGAGTATTTTCGGAGTACCGATAACGAAGTTTATGCCTTCCCTGATCGATGACAGGATCTCGGTCATGCCTGTCGCAGAAGCCTGCGGTACGCTTACCTTCATAAGCCATAGCGATACGATCGAGATCAGGTATGTGAGCGCGTCGAAAGCGAAAGCGGCCCCGACACCCACCATTGCCGCGGAATTGCCGCCCAGTGCCATAGAACTATTCGCGAATAAAGCTATTAATCCTCCGGCAAGAAGGGGCCCAATGAAAACGCTTATCTGGGCGGTGCCCTGTATGATGGAGTTACCGACCATCAGCTCTTCGCTTTTCACGATACGCGGCACCATGGATCCGGAAGCAGGAAGGAAAAAGCCCGATACGATACCGAATGCCAGCGATATAGCATATAGCATCCACATCTGGATGCTGCCCGTCAACACCATAGCGGCAAGCATTGCGACGAGCAGGAAACGGAGAATGTCGGAGATGAGCATTACGGTACGCTGTGAGAACCTATCGGTAACAGCGCCGCCGAAGAGCATGAAAACGGCCCTTGGCACCCCTTCGAACGCGAGGACCAGCCCGAGCGCAAGCGGATCGCCGGTCACGAGAAGCACAAGCCATGGAAGAGCGATCATCGTGAACTGGTCGCCTATCAGCGATGTACACTGGCCAAGCCATAATAATAGAAAATTGCGATTACGTAATACGTTTTTTGCCGGACTCCCGACATTCACGTTTTTCTGGCCTAATGAACTATCAAGGCCTTCATTTTGAAACACCATCATATCACCTTTAAATAATTCACTTTTTCCCCATCTTTCTCTCATTCATCCGGCCCTGAAGTTCCAGCATTTTACCGTAATTGACAAGGCTTCCGATAAAAACATAAGGCTTCTTCTCATCGGGAGAGACCTCTCTAAGGCTGGCAGCTTTTTGTCTCAGCTCTGATAAAAATTCCAGGAATTGCCGGTACTGGGCTTCATTCAAATAGCATATCTCCATGTAAAAATCCTGGCCGAAAACATATGAATCGAAAACCTGTCTGGCTTTTTCTGGATCGTCCATTTGCGATTCCAGATAGTCGGTCATATCATGGATCATGTCAAAATTTTCTTTAGATATATCCACGCCAGTACGAAGCAATTCTATCAGGTCATGGTAAAACTTCATTTGCCCTTCAGTGCCCGCCGCGTAATTGGCCTCGACAGCGGTCACCTTCTTTTTGAACTCTTCCGATATCCTGTAGTACTTTGGAGTTATACGTCCTGCGATCTCTTGATCTTTGAAGGCTTCTTTACAGTCGACGATGACGCCTTCCATTTCGGCCAGATGCCTTGAGATCGTCGACTTGCTCTTATGTAAAGTATTACTTATCTCTGTGATATTCAATTCTCCATGGGTAAGCAGCAGCATCAAGATCCTGAATTTTAGCTTATCTTTAAGAAGAGAGATATACTCCAGTTGCTTCTCACCGTTAGAAGATCTGATATTCGGTGTTCCGGATTGTAGTTCTGCGTTATCCATAGTTATCGTATCCATACATGTTTGAGATATAACGTTCTATTTTATGTTAAAAACAAAACGTTCTTTTTATGACTAATAATGTTACGTTATATTTATAGATTGCTGTTCAAATGATACATAGCCAGAAAAATATACCAGTACATTATGGGCTAAACATACCTACATACGCTATCTGGCTACCTACCCTTTTGCCCGATGAAATGAAAGAGATAAAAATAATTGAATACTATTTGTAAATGCAATTTTTAATAGATACGATCTCTGGATCGTAGAGCATAATAATTCCTAAAATAATAAAAATCTTAGTTAAATGTAAAATTTTACCGGATGATAACAGTATGTTCATTTCAAATCTTTATTTTAAATTCATGAGATAAAATTTTTATAAATAAACATTTATGGTTATTAGTCTAGTATTAAATGGTCTTAATATGTCTGATTACCTAAGAGCAGTGAAATGGGGGATTTTCGGCGGGATCATCATCCTATTGGGCCTGTTACTTATTCTTGCTGCAGCATCATTCTCTGATATACTCTCCGAACAGAAAAGATCAGATATTCAATATACCGCAGACGGTAAACTTGTACCAGTACCCGCATCGGAGGATATGTGGGAGTTCATGGCCTGGGCAATATGGGGCATGTTGATCGCACTGATAATACCAATAACAGGCGCAATGACAGTCAGGAATATTCTGCATAAAAGCGCCAATATAAAAGATAGCGTCATCATCTCTGCAATAGCAGGGGTGGTATCGGCCATTACACTTCACACTGGTGACGTCGCGATAAGAATCATAACAATATTTACTAAAAACCCTGAATACTTCGGCGCGTATTGGTCCATTAATGACGAGATATTATGGCAACTAAACATCTACAAAGACGGATTATTAGGTATCATTATCATAGGGATGATATTATCCATTATCGGAGGACTGGCATATATAGCATATTTAAAACTCGCACATAGCGATAACATTATCAATTAAAAATTTTTCAAAAAAACGTTTAAGTATTAATATTTATGACAAATGTGCATCGGGATTATCCTGTTTACGATTTTTTTATCTTTTCCCTGTCTTCCGGATAAGCCACCTGCGGCCTTTTACCTATGAACGACTTATCAATATCCTCAACCAACCCTGTAGCGATCTTTACAGGAATACCGATAGCCATAAAATTTTCCGGCAACCAGCAATTCCCTGTCGGGTCAACTGGCCCGATGAATGCCGCATCCTTCGGCGCCTTCTCCGCCAGTCCTGCAGGGTACGTGGCGAAAGTCGCACAGGAAGGACCCCACGGCTCAAGCACAGAGAAGAACGGGTCTGTACTGTTAAAATGGATCAGGCTGCTCATGTTTCTTATCTGCTCTCCATTACCGAAACACAGGAAAGACCTTACATCGATGTTATCTTCAATATCTTC comes from the Methanooceanicella nereidis genome and includes:
- a CDS encoding MFS transporter, translated to MMVFQNEGLDSSLGQKNVNVGSPAKNVLRNRNFLLLWLGQCTSLIGDQFTMIALPWLVLLVTGDPLALGLVLAFEGVPRAVFMLFGGAVTDRFSQRTVMLISDILRFLLVAMLAAMVLTGSIQMWMLYAISLAFGIVSGFFLPASGSMVPRIVKSEELMVGNSIIQGTAQISVFIGPLLAGGLIALFANSSMALGGNSAAMVGVGAAFAFDALTYLISIVSLWLMKVSVPQASATGMTEILSSIREGINFVIGTPKILYMFLILSAVNFLFVGPFLVGIPTIANSRLIEGAAAFGIIMSAHGLGNLIGLIGSGVIKIKPQNIGLIASGVICVFGIGLAITGFMTSTWVCSGIVFVLGMFNGYLGIVIITMLQKNTPPDMMGRLMSLTIFASTGLVPISQALSGVLIKISLEGLFVTCGVLIFLTGVIAALSKEVKNFGLELQ
- a CDS encoding OmpL47-type beta-barrel domain-containing protein; protein product: MIDYQSPSTYIVNDDIRGWYHGYIILHAFDDTGVANITYRVDSGTATVVAGDDATVSMTDGYHTLEYWSIDLAGHEETHHSVNVRSDRTDPSTSISPPTAYGWYKGEIILNATDNLSGVYNISYRIDSGITRTISGSSGPVNYPKDGTYTLEYWSTDMAGNEESRKSATIKVDNTAPVTDVYKPIGYNGWFVDQIYIYADDNSGCGVANISYRIDNGPVVVVNGSTAILNVPDGIYSLEYWGTDKVGNVEYSHGETIKKDTQDPVTSLDPPTGNDSWYIIQPRLKASDNLSGIYRLYYMIDSGSWNWTGPTIRIDVPDGSHTLKYYSVDIAGNREGTHTAAFKQDLNEPRTTALFSGTTGNNGWYTSDVSATLTADDGGGSWVTNISYYLDSAPAQTVNGNRVTVDIKGTGIHTLGYWSNDIAGNTEYKNISTIKIDNIAPTTSVSASDGNNGWYTGPVILTASDNVSGIANISYRIDSGPVMNVSASSATVNVPDGSHTLYYWSTDMAGNVESEKSVAIKADLSAPVTSVSAPDGNNGWYTGPLTLSANDTVSGVLNLTYRLDSGSPIEITGSSVILNLQDGAHTLEYWSADKAGNVEVHQNKVVNVDKRAPVTSVSAPDGDNGWYIGPLTLTASDHPGMDGILYSDVASIFYQVDSGAVQRYNGSSLTISIPDGTHTLSYWSVDNSGNVESTINTTVKVDTVLPSVFWAANSTPNAYGWYNHDVLIEFTPVVGISGVQSIIPGSELVLTSSSNPITCTVTDGAGRTANVTTDAIYIDKVIPTITAFTTPADPNTNGWFNTSVTVNFTATNGPSGIDTMIGNTTLTGEGADQKVTGTVTSRSGNTNSTTASINIDMTEPVISCSLEGHLSDKGWFDSDVQVTLTSTDILSGVNKTEYSMDGINWNNYTGPFKIALGKQMYVYYRSADNAGNTATGEQFIFFPPVSISMSLVQGTTGPTATPTPEPSVTVSPVPTATPSPVSSVTATPSPEPTATEQAGPVDLTMLSLLIALAVAGLGAVYFLFMRK
- a CDS encoding winged helix-turn-helix domain-containing protein: MDTITMDNAELQSGTPNIRSSNGEKQLEYISLLKDKLKFRILMLLLTHGELNITEISNTLHKSKSTISRHLAEMEGVIVDCKEAFKDQEIAGRITPKYYRISEEFKKKVTAVEANYAAGTEGQMKFYHDLIELLRTGVDISKENFDMIHDMTDYLESQMDDPEKARQVFDSYVFGQDFYMEICYLNEAQYRQFLEFLSELRQKAASLREVSPDEKKPYVFIGSLVNYGKMLELQGRMNERKMGKK